From a region of the Fischerella sp. JS2 genome:
- a CDS encoding sulfurtransferase has product MSNLIVSREWLLEHLEDPQVVIVDCRFSLADPQLGKQQYQNSHIKGAYYLDLNQDLSSPVEKYGGRHPLPHPDELAHKLSTIGVNFQKTLVVAYDDSRLGFASRLWWLLRYLGHEQVAVLNGGFSEWQKAGYPVTDIIPPPEQKSNFTYAIQTHMVVDRQMVISRKDLPEVALVDSRESDRYLGIREPIDKIAGHIPGAINYPWQEVTDTKSYVLPSSEQRHHWSQLEQAEEIIVYCGSGVTACVNLLSLELAGIPTGKLYAGSWSDWISY; this is encoded by the coding sequence ATGTCCAACCTCATCGTCTCTCGCGAATGGTTACTAGAACATCTTGAAGATCCACAAGTTGTAATAGTGGATTGTCGCTTTTCTCTTGCTGACCCACAACTGGGAAAACAGCAGTACCAAAACAGCCACATTAAAGGTGCTTATTACCTAGACCTCAATCAGGATCTTTCGAGTCCTGTGGAAAAATATGGAGGAAGACATCCTTTACCTCATCCTGATGAATTAGCTCATAAATTATCAACCATCGGAGTAAATTTCCAAAAGACTTTGGTTGTAGCTTACGATGATTCCCGCCTTGGATTTGCGTCTCGATTGTGGTGGCTGTTGCGTTATCTTGGTCACGAACAAGTGGCGGTGCTAAATGGTGGTTTTAGCGAATGGCAAAAAGCTGGCTACCCTGTTACAGATATCATCCCTCCACCTGAGCAAAAAAGTAATTTTACTTACGCAATACAAACACATATGGTAGTGGATCGCCAAATGGTAATTAGCCGTAAAGACTTACCTGAAGTCGCTTTAGTGGATTCACGAGAAAGTGATCGCTATCTTGGTATTCGTGAACCTATCGATAAAATTGCTGGTCATATTCCTGGTGCAATAAACTATCCTTGGCAAGAAGTCACCGACACTAAAAGTTATGTCCTTCCGTCATCAGAACAGCGTCACCATTGGTCACAATTAGAGCAAGCAGAAGAAATCATAGTTTATTGTGGTTCTGGCGTCACTGCTTGTGTAAATTTACTATCTTTAGAATTAGCAGGCATTCCCACAGGTAAACTTTACGCAGGTAGCTGGAGTGATTGGATTAGTTATTAG
- a CDS encoding FecR family protein has product MFRKFFPFLVASCLGTAVLPLPERATAATPLTRAVIQNLRNLVQLMPHNQPKRRARKSDAIIPGDGLSTGRGSLAELRFNDGSLARVGEQAVFRFLPKTRNFRLSNGTVLLLIPPGQGRTRVNTPNAAAAIRGSALFVRYDEKKDTTVVAALTNSGIEVFNQDASQRQELKAGQMLVVVKGQFQGLYDFDLRTFYETSDMVRGLDLPKQEQPSSDPAIAKVQAETAEAITSQQPITGQQVIENPSFVKLTPSVSDSSNNPNSNPKPSTNSSPTTGQNGTNTAQQKDNTNQENNTQSTNNTTNSQSNSNNQNQNTSTQTNNEQKKVDTPPPVPDSTTPNTTDKPKSDTSPPASDSTGSNDPQPQTPPPASDSTGSNDPQPQTLQPLTPLGQTTHNHKPHLQPLTPLGQTTHNHKPHLQPLTPLGQTTHNHKPHLQPLTPLGQTTHNHKPHLQPLTPLGQTTHNHKPHLRPLTPLGQTTHNHKPHLRL; this is encoded by the coding sequence ATGTTTCGTAAATTCTTCCCATTCTTGGTGGCTAGCTGCTTGGGAACTGCGGTGTTGCCTTTGCCAGAACGGGCAACAGCTGCCACACCTTTAACTAGGGCTGTGATCCAAAATCTTCGTAATTTGGTTCAACTTATGCCCCATAATCAACCTAAGCGTCGGGCACGTAAGTCAGATGCCATAATCCCAGGAGATGGGTTGTCTACTGGTAGAGGCTCCCTAGCAGAACTACGTTTTAACGATGGTTCTCTAGCACGAGTTGGGGAACAAGCAGTATTTCGATTTCTACCGAAGACACGAAATTTTCGCTTGTCGAATGGTACTGTTTTGCTATTGATTCCACCGGGACAGGGGCGAACACGGGTAAATACACCAAATGCAGCAGCAGCAATTCGTGGTTCAGCATTATTTGTTCGCTACGATGAGAAAAAAGATACCACAGTTGTAGCGGCACTTACAAATAGTGGTATTGAAGTTTTCAATCAAGATGCTTCCCAAAGGCAGGAATTAAAAGCAGGGCAAATGCTTGTTGTGGTTAAGGGTCAATTTCAAGGGTTATACGATTTTGACCTGAGAACTTTTTATGAAACTAGCGATATGGTGCGGGGGTTAGATTTACCTAAACAGGAACAACCTAGTTCAGATCCAGCGATCGCAAAAGTTCAGGCTGAAACTGCCGAAGCTATAACTTCTCAACAACCAATCACTGGTCAACAAGTTATCGAAAATCCATCTTTTGTAAAACTAACCCCCAGTGTCTCAGATTCTTCTAACAACCCCAACAGTAACCCGAAACCCTCTACAAATTCCTCTCCCACAACTGGACAAAACGGAACAAACACAGCACAACAAAAGGATAATACCAACCAAGAAAATAATACACAGTCAACCAATAACACTACTAACTCTCAAAGTAACTCCAATAATCAAAATCAAAATACATCGACACAGACAAACAACGAGCAAAAAAAAGTAGACACTCCACCACCCGTTCCTGATTCCACTACACCAAACACAACTGATAAACCGAAGTCAGATACATCTCCACCCGCCTCTGACTCCACTGGGTCAAACGACCCACAACCACAAACCCCACCTCCAGCCTCTGACTCCACTGGGTCAAACGACCCACAACCACAAACCCTCCAGCCTCTGACTCCACTGGGTCAAACGACCCACAACCACAAACCCCACCTCCAGCCTCTGACTCCACTGGGTCAAACGACCCACAACCACAAACCCCACCTCCAGCCTCTGACTCCACTGGGTCAAACGACCCACAACCACAAACCCCACCTCCAGCCTCTGACTCCACTGGGTCAAACGACCCACAACCACAAACCCCACCTCCAGCCTCTGACTCCACTGGGTCAAACGACCCACAACCACAAACCCCACCTCCGGCCTCTGACTCCACTGGGTCAAACGACCCACAACCACAAACCCCACCTCCGCCTCTGA